DNA from Prosthecobacter debontii:
GATCCTGGGCACTCAAAGAGGTGACCAAGCATGCCCAGATCCAAAGCATCCATGCCTGCATTTTCATGGCTTGGTTCTCACCTCCTGTTCTGGGGCAGGTTCTAAAACCGTGATCGGTCCGCCTTTATAGACCGCCACTAGCGCACGGGGGTGTTTGGCTACACTGAGGAAAAGCGCTTTCGCAGCTTTCTCGTCTCCACGGCTCATTTCCAGAGAGACTTCTTTAGCTTCCAGCCATGCCGTGTTTTTTTTGAGAAAATTAGGCCAAAAGGTAAATTCACCCGTGGGCTGAGCAACGATATGCGCCCTGTGTTCAGCGGGTAAATGAAGGATGGAACCCACCGGGATGAGCGTGAAATAGTCGCCATCCGTGAGGATAATAGAGCGGCTCCACAAGGTACTCTGAACAGCCGGAGCCTTGCTTGTCAGCGGCTTCGTCTGTGTGGCAAGTTGAGCCTTCAGATTGGGCACTCCAGCCGCATTTAGCCTCAGACGTTCCTCGGATATCACCTCATGAGCTGGAGCTTTCTCTTGAGCAGGAGGCTCGGCTTGCAACACCGCTCCCGAGAGCATCCAACTCAATACCACAAGGCCGCATTTAGCGGTCAAAGCGGTTGTTGCCGTCTTCATAGGAACAAGAAATCTCGCACACTTCTCAGTCGAAATTTACTCTCTCACGATTGTCACCGTTCCTTCGGGATTCGGGCTTCCTTCGAGCACATAGGAGCCTGCAGGGAAATACAACGAGCCACTGGGCACCGGAGGATCTTTCTGATACTCACCCACGATGTTAAAGATGCCGTTAGGCTTGTGCGCATTACCCTCTCCTTTCCAGAGCAGTTCGATCGTGATGGGTGTCGATGTTGCTTTAAAGACAGCGGTTGGCGAAATCATCAAACGCTTCAGAGGAGCCGTGTTGTAGTCCTGAATATCTCTGAACTCGAGTTGCCCGGCCCGCTCTGAACTTCCGCCCCCGGAAACACTCGCTTTGAGGTGGAATTGCCCCCCGTTACCCTGAGTGCCTGACGATCCGGGTGCCCCCAAGGTATCTCCTTTAGCTTCAATTCCCGAAAAGATGAATTTGTAGGAGTTCGTTAATTGATAGTCGATCTTGAACGGAACCCTGGTCGCAATGCGGGTTCCTGCGGCGACTCCTGGCGCCCCGAGAAGGATATCAGCTTTGGAAAGCTGAGCTGTACCACACAGTGCGAGTCCAACTGTCAAAATCTTGATATTCATGGCAACTATAATCTGAGAATTGAGAGTTTTTCGGAGCATCACCTAGACCATTGAACAAAATTTTATCTCAATTTTGATAAAACACAATGGAATTTATTTAAAATACGAATTATCTGACGCGAAAGAAGGTGTGTCTGATCAAACTCTGCGGAGAATTTGTCAGTCTTTCAGAGTGAAATTTCTCAAAAAAGAGAAATCCGTGTTAAGAAGCTCATTGAATCCATAGGATTCACCTGCCAATATTTTTTAGAGTTTCACAACCGCTCTCAGCAACTCATCCCGTAACTCGGCAACGACTTGACCCTCTTGGAAATGGTTCACCATGAGTGCAAAGCTCCATTCTTTCTCTGAACTGGTTCGGATCAGTCCCGTATAACAACGGATTCCTGACATCGCCCCACCTTTCCAGCGAAGTGTGCCATCCGGACTGGCCAGCAATGACTGACGATAGGCTTCTCCATGAGGCCCTGACACAGTCAGCGACTGCAGCCTCGCCAGATCCATGGGGCGAATGAAATCTGCACGTGCAAGCCCACAACCATCTTCCATGCGCAACCCTTCAAAAACCAGGCCTCGCGCCAGCCAGTGTTCTCTGATCACTTCGTCCGAGGCTTTATTTTGAGAAAGGCCTAACAAACGATATAGACACTCGGTTTCATGATTGTCTGAAGTCGTATGAATGCTGGTGATGATCTCAATCAGAGGAGGTGACTCGTGATCTAACAACACGATCTGAGTCTCTGATGCAGCTTTAGGACTAACCGCTTCAGCTTCACCATCCACAGCAATCCCAGCCTGCTGTAGCAATGCCTTCAAATGATGCGCCGTGAAGCGCACGGGATCAGGGACCGCACCTGTCACGGTGAATTCACGCGTGCTTTGGGGCACCGTCCCGCGCAAGAACATGATCCCCGTGCGTTCCCCGCCATGGATCACAACACCGTCCCCAGACCCTGCCGAAGCCGTGATCACTTCAGAGATCCATTCAAGACCTGGGACTTCGGGCATCACTCCCAGAAACTCCGCCGACGCACCGACCTCTCTCCCCGAGCGAAAACGAGCCGTAAAACGGTTGTGCTCAAGATTCAGCCCGGCCACAGGGCTTCCATAACCATTGCCGATATCTCCCCAATTCCAAAAGTCATCGAAGATGGATCCAGCAAACAAACGGCCATCGCCAAGAATGCGGCCTTGGATTCGGGTCAAGCCTTTACCCTGGAGCTGCTGCACCCAGTTCTCTAAATCCTCCAATGACAACATCGGATCACCTCCACCGACGATGATCAGATCCCCAGCCAATACACCCTCCTCAATCGGGCTAGTTGCCTGCAAGGTCGTTTTGATCCGATAGTCTGGCCCCCACATCTCTAAAGCGGTCGCCGTGGTCACCGTCTTGAGCGTTGAGGCCGGGATGAAGGATATCCCGTCATGGTGACCGAACAACCTTCGGCCTTGATCATCCATCAAGCAAAAGCCAATCGCTGCACTCGCAAGATCAGGACTATGGCTAGCCCGAGAAAGGATCTCTTCCAAGTCCTGGTAAGGACTGGCCACGGATGGCGTGGGATGAGGCTGAGGGCAAAGCCATGGTCTTGAGCCCCAGTAAAGGACTAAGCCGATGACGACCAGCCATAAAAAAACAAAGGCAATTCGTTTCACAACATCACTGTGGCACTCAATCTCGTTCCAGCCATCGCAAGACGACGTCTGGGAAATCCGTGAACAAACCATCCACCTTGGCTTGGTTAAAAAGGAGCTCCATCAGATCGTCTGCGGAGGTGGCAAATTTGGGCAACTCATCCACGCGCAAAGTGTAGGGATGCACTTTCAAACCTGCCGCGTGAGCTTTTGCCACGAGGTCCGTCACCTGGCGGTTGTTATCCACGATGCTGCTGATGGCAGGCCCGATGCCATCCGCCACTTGCTTCAACTCTGCGAGACCTTGTGGAGAACGTAGGTAATCAAAATCGGTGCCATCACTGCCTTTGCCTCCGCCACCCATCAACATGATCAGCCTTCCCTGCCATCCAAGCTCCTGACGAATACGCTTCACTTCCGCATATTCGAAGCATTGTACATAACAGAGATCGTCGCGTGAGTTGTAACCGTATTTCTGCAAGATCGGCAGAACAATCCGGCTGATGTCATGCCCCTCCAGGCGATGCCATGCAGGCTGTTTGATTTCCGGATAGATGCCGACTTTGCGCCCGGTGCTTTGATTCAAACCCTGAATCATCTGGAGTTCCTCCTCCAGGGTAGGAATCTGAAAGTGCGAGCGCCCTAAAGGGAAACGGTTGGGGAAAACCGGTTTCCCCGTCTTGGCATTGAATCGCTCCGTAACACGAAGCTGCTTTAACTCAGCCAAGGTAAAATCGAGGGCGTAGTAACGCCCATCGTCACGAGCACGACCAGGAAACCGAGAAGCCACATCACTGATGGTATCCACATGAATGTCATGGAGGACCACCGGCACATCGTCTTTTGTGAGCACAACGTCCTGCTCGAGATAAGGAGCGCCCATCGCATAAGCCATCGCTTTTGCCTCAAGTGTATGCTCAGGAAGATAGCCACTGGCACCGCGATGCGCGATAACCATCGGTGAAGGTTCGGCGGCCATAAGTGGAAGCGTGAGGAGCAAGGCAAGGAATCTCATGAAGGTAAAGAGCGGCAGGCATCGCAATGCCCCAAAGGCAGAAACATGAAACGTCATGCTGACAGAGTCCTCAGACTGCCGTCAATAGGATTGCAGACTCCGCCCACCATGACCGCTTCCTCTGAACTCCTTCGTTACCATGTTCACCCTACGCCAACAGGCGTGGACTGGTCGAGAGCCGCCTGCCTCAGCCAATTTTCCTTTCCGTGGGAAAGCACCTCACCACCTCAGACTGAATTTCGAGCCTTGTGGGACGATGCATACTTCTATTTTCGCTTTGATTGCGAAGATGCCGATCTGGTTTTGCCGGATGGCCCCACCCTGAAAGAGCGAGTTCTGGGTTCAGATCGTGTGGAGATCTTCTTCACCCCTGAGCTCACTCTCAACCCCTACTACGCCCTCGAAATGAACCCCCGCGGGGAAGCCTTGGCGTATTCTGCACGCTACTACCGCCAGTATGATTGGGAATGGAGCTGCCCGGGGTTAGACCTGACGGCATGCCTTCAGAGTGGCGGCTACCGCGTGGAGGGGAAGTTGCCCATGCATTGGTTACGCGAGAGCGGTGTTCTCAAACGGGAAGCAAATGAATTCTACGCAGGGGTTTATCGGGCTGAGTTTTCCCATCGAGCTGACGGTAGTGTCCACGCGGGTTGGATGCCTTGGGTCAATCCCGGAACGGAAAAACCTGACTTCCACGTGCCGAGTTCGTTTGGCCTCTTCACGCTGTGCTCTTGATGGAAAACAGCACGGCCATCAAGGCTGTCCCTGGCGAACACTCAGTACATTTCTTCCCAATCGGGATTCACTCCAACCCTTGTGTATTGCCATGGAAACCATCGAAAAATCAATCGAAGTGAACTGCCCCGTGCGTTCGGTGTACGACCAATGGACGCAGTTCGAAAGCTTCCCTCTTTTCATGGAGGGGATCAAAGCCGTCCGCCAACTGGATGATCGCCACCTTGAGTGGCACGCCGAAATCGCAGGCCGTGGCAAGGCCTGGGAGGCCGAGATCATTGAGCAGGAGCCAGATCAACGAATCGCGTGGCGCAGCACCAGCGGCACCACCAACAATGGCGTCGTCAGCTTCGAAGCCGTCGATCCTGAACACACACGTGTCACCCTCACCATGAATTACGAACCCGAAGGCACGGCCGAGAAGATCGGGGATGCCCTGGGAGTCGTCTCACTTCGTGTTGCTGGTGATCTTAAACGCTTCAAACAATGCATTGAAAAGCGCACCACCCCGCCCCAAGGCTGGCGAGGCGAAGTCGCAGATGGCCAAGTGAACCCACCTGTGGTCTGATCTTCTCCTTTTTGACCGCCCTCTCATCATGAGCACACAGCCAACACCCGTTGATTTGAAGGAACTGGATTTAGTGATCTTCAACATGACCGAAGCGGATGCCGAAAAGCGGGTCCAGGCAGTCCTTCAACAGATCGGCGGCATTGAGGCCGCACGCATCATTTCCGAGGGAGCCTGGGTCCACTACAATCCGATGCGTGTGTCGAAAGAAACTATTTGCGAAGCGCTGGCTCAAGCCGGATTTCGCACCAGCCTCTTCCAGGATTCTCTCAGCGGCGAAGCCAAAAATGTGTCGCAGCAATAGCGTCCGTCGGCTTCAGAAAAAATCTCTGCCGTAAATGCCCGATTGCTCCTCCACGGGTAACTTGGGCTTGGATTGATGGGGGGAATCCGTGGCTAGCCACAAATTCCCTTCAAATCGAAATGTCTCGGGAGCGGTCCCG
Protein-coding regions in this window:
- the dacB gene encoding D-alanyl-D-alanine carboxypeptidase/D-alanyl-D-alanine endopeptidase, whose amino-acid sequence is MASPYQDLEEILSRASHSPDLASAAIGFCLMDDQGRRLFGHHDGISFIPASTLKTVTTATALEMWGPDYRIKTTLQATSPIEEGVLAGDLIIVGGGDPMLSLEDLENWVQQLQGKGLTRIQGRILGDGRLFAGSIFDDFWNWGDIGNGYGSPVAGLNLEHNRFTARFRSGREVGASAEFLGVMPEVPGLEWISEVITASAGSGDGVVIHGGERTGIMFLRGTVPQSTREFTVTGAVPDPVRFTAHHLKALLQQAGIAVDGEAEAVSPKAASETQIVLLDHESPPLIEIITSIHTTSDNHETECLYRLLGLSQNKASDEVIREHWLARGLVFEGLRMEDGCGLARADFIRPMDLARLQSLTVSGPHGEAYRQSLLASPDGTLRWKGGAMSGIRCYTGLIRTSSEKEWSFALMVNHFQEGQVVAELRDELLRAVVKL
- the glpQ gene encoding glycerophosphodiester phosphodiesterase gives rise to the protein MAAEPSPMVIAHRGASGYLPEHTLEAKAMAYAMGAPYLEQDVVLTKDDVPVVLHDIHVDTISDVASRFPGRARDDGRYYALDFTLAELKQLRVTERFNAKTGKPVFPNRFPLGRSHFQIPTLEEELQMIQGLNQSTGRKVGIYPEIKQPAWHRLEGHDISRIVLPILQKYGYNSRDDLCYVQCFEYAEVKRIRQELGWQGRLIMLMGGGGKGSDGTDFDYLRSPQGLAELKQVADGIGPAISSIVDNNRQVTDLVAKAHAAGLKVHPYTLRVDELPKFATSADDLMELLFNQAKVDGLFTDFPDVVLRWLERD
- a CDS encoding carbohydrate-binding family 9-like protein, giving the protein MTASSELLRYHVHPTPTGVDWSRAACLSQFSFPWESTSPPQTEFRALWDDAYFYFRFDCEDADLVLPDGPTLKERVLGSDRVEIFFTPELTLNPYYALEMNPRGEALAYSARYYRQYDWEWSCPGLDLTACLQSGGYRVEGKLPMHWLRESGVLKREANEFYAGVYRAEFSHRADGSVHAGWMPWVNPGTEKPDFHVPSSFGLFTLCS
- a CDS encoding SRPBCC family protein, coding for METIEKSIEVNCPVRSVYDQWTQFESFPLFMEGIKAVRQLDDRHLEWHAEIAGRGKAWEAEIIEQEPDQRIAWRSTSGTTNNGVVSFEAVDPEHTRVTLTMNYEPEGTAEKIGDALGVVSLRVAGDLKRFKQCIEKRTTPPQGWRGEVADGQVNPPVV
- a CDS encoding heavy metal-associated domain-containing protein — protein: MSTQPTPVDLKELDLVIFNMTEADAEKRVQAVLQQIGGIEAARIISEGAWVHYNPMRVSKETICEALAQAGFRTSLFQDSLSGEAKNVSQQ